In the genome of Scatophagus argus isolate fScaArg1 chromosome 20, fScaArg1.pri, whole genome shotgun sequence, the window CATGATACACAAACGTTCAGGCAGCTCAGACAGCAAAGATTCCTCCTCCGGCCACCAAAAACACGCCGCTGCTGAACAGAGTAACTTGTGCATTAATGGCAGTCATATATACTGCGAGGAGCCGCTGCCCCGGACCTCTCGCATCGGCTCAAACTTCAGTCTGGCCAGTTCAGGCCACGGATCCATGGAAGACGTCCCTGAAAGCTCTCCCCCATCTGTTGATTCACTAAGGGCAGTGGGGCAATATTCACCgtggacagaggaagaggaggaggaagagacagctgaagtagaaaatataaaagagaGTGAGGATGGACtaagaagggaggaagaggaaaggattaggatggaggaagaaaggagaaaagaagaggaagaggagagggttagaaaacaagaagaggaggCTGAGAGGTTGGCTGAGGAAAAGAGAAGACGAGAGGAACACGAAAGAAGAAGaactgaggaagaagaaaaaaggcaaagagaggaggaggaaaggattaggagggaggaagaaagagctcaggAAAAGAGGAGACAAGAAGAAGAGTGTAAATtagcagaagaaaagaggagactggaggaagaagaaagaaagagaactgaagaagagaaagtcaaaaaggaggaagaggagagagctcaggaagagaggaggagacgagaggaagaggagagagcaaGACGAGAAGAAGAGCGTGAACGATTGGctgaggaaaagaggagagtagaggaagcagaaagaaggagaattgaagaagaagaaaaacggcaaagagatgaggaggaggagaaaaagattaagatggaggaggaaagggctcaggaagagaggaggagaaaggaggaagaagagagggctaggagacaggaagaagagcaTAAATtagcagaggaaaagaggagactagaggaagaagaaagaagaaggaatgaagaagagaaggttagacaggaggaagaggggaggagaaggaaggagcaggaagagaagaagaaacaagaggaagagatggtgaaaagacaagaagaagagcgtgaggaaaagaggaggcTCGAGGAACAAGAAAGAAGgcaaagggaggaagaggaaaggaagaggaaagaggaagaggaaaagactaggagggaaaaggaggaaTATGAGAGATTGgtagaagaaaagaggaaactagaggaggaagaaaggaaacagattgaggaggaggaggaaagagtgagggtggaggaagagagaaagaggaatgaAGAGGAGAATGTCAGGAAGCAAGAAGAAGAGTGGAAGAAGTTAGCAGAGGAAAAGACACGACTGGAAGAGCAAGAAAGGAGGAGAgttgaggaagaagaaaaaaggcaaagagaggaagaggaaaggattAGGAAAGAAGAcgagaggagacaagaggaagaagagagggctaggaaggaaaaggaagaataTGAGAGAttggcagaagaaaagaggaaacaagaggaaaaagaaagggaaaggattgaagaagaggagagaactAGACAGGAAGAGCAGGAAAGAATTAGGATGGAGAATGAGAGAAGgagacaagaggaagaaaacaagattCTTGAGAAGGAGAAAATtcaaagggaggaagaggagagaattaagagggaggagaaagctgAAGAGGAGGCCAGGAAgctggaaaaagagaaagtaacAAGAAATGCAGAGGAACAGAagagtacagaaaagaaaacaaaacacaacgaTGCTGGGACAAAATCCAAAGTGGAGAGCTCTGTAGAAGTCACTTCTAGTAATCTATTTGATGAAAACTTTTCCAATAATCCTTCTGAGGAGAGTCACAACTCATCTGCTGgacctgacagcagcacagccaaAGGGCCAGTGGTTCAACAAAGGTTGGTTCAAGTCATCTTAGCCTGCGTGGAGCACAAACACTGCCACACGTACAGTGCCTTTAATTCCAAAACCAATGTAACTCTTGggtacaaataaaacacaatcatAGTTAAACTTTACCCTCAAATTTAATGTCAATCTCCcaaatagttgttgagacatttcaaaatCTCAAATGTCAACCTTGAAGTGGCagaaagtcaggggatcacgAAATTGTGCGTACGCATGCGCCAATCTTGCGTGCAGcctgttttttctgtttcctgtttgtttcccaGTTTCCCCTAGAGATTAATAAGGTTTttctaattctgattctgaaaatctGGAAACCCTGAATATTTCTACAAACATATTGTTCCAGTCCATTCAGTAGCTGTTGAAGTACAGTTGTCTGTAGGATTCATTCTGTTGGCAGTTCATCAAAtagtttttgagatatttcagtctgcaaAATGTAGACCATATACAAAGAGCATTAAAAAGTGCTAAAGTCTGTGCACACACTCGTCAGAGCTTAATTAAAATGCCTTAGTTATCAGCAGAATAGGACCAGGAACAGAACAGCAAAGGAGGTagtaaaacaaaatttgaaTGCCAAATAGAAATGATATGAAGTCAGAGTCATTTACATCTGCAGAGTGTATTATCTGAATGTAGtttatcatctgtttttcagtcagtcatGACACGACCATAACAACCACTCTACGGAGCGCTTCTTTTTTAGATGCAACCTAAAGCTGACACCTTCATGAAAGTTACATGGctctgtgcttgtttgtgtgtgtgtgcgtggcttGTGGACCTATGCATGTCCCTGAGCAAGGATATGTTTCTTCTGTCAGCGGAGACTGGGGTCTCATTGCGCAGTCTTACATCGCTACATCAGGTGTCATATAAACGAGGAGTGAAAATGACTTGAAACAATAGGTAATTACTCTGAGTCACAGTGAAGATGGATGCTAATTTCACAGAGAGGGAATGAGATGTGCTTGGTATGTTTAAATAAATCCTCCTGTTACACCGCTTTttcaaaggaagaaaatgaacagataCTTTCTAAGTTCTCCTTTATTTGTTCTCTAGTTTTGCAACACATGATTTTACACAAGATTTTAATATCTTCTATCTCCTTTTCAACATACTTGATGACATGTTTTAGATAATTATTCAAGGCGGGTGGGTGATGCACTTCTTCTCTACGAATGTATTTTCTTGCACCATTAGAGTGTTTTGTGTTCCCTTTGAGACCCCTTTCAGTTCAGTGCTCGAGTCTACTTAAATGTAATGCAGTCTGTGTCTCGTTTCCAGGAGTCAATCTGCTGTGTCATCGCTGGGAAGCAAGACTGCTATCACTGATGAAAAGGATCTTATTAGCACTCAACGGGAGAAGCGACAAGCTCCTCAGCCTCCAGGAAGAACTCAAGCTCAGAGAGAGAATCACAGGGAGCATGACGGATCTACACGACATCTGGcacaaattaacaaacaaagcaaagacaaagatgTCAAAACAGTCAGCATTCTCCCGCAGCGCTCGGTGCAAATGATCACTCCTCTGAGTAAGTCCCCCACAGATGCAAAGAGCGCCCAGAGCTTGATGGAAAGTAGTACAGCCAAAGTGACAACTAATGCAGTTAAACACGGTAAACGCCCTGCACCATCTAGACCCCGTTCCGTGGATAACGGGTCATCATCTGGACCAAAAACAGCCTCGTCTTCTGATAGCAAGATTCCCAGTAGCTCAGAGGCAAAACAAGAGCCGACCGTTTATGGCTTAAATCCAtttgaagatgatgaagatgaaaatgagcTCACAGCCCAAGATGATACAACAACTAATACTGGTCCAGTTCGATGGCCTCCAGCTGTGGCCCAAGCTGCTGATAAAGATGGCGACTCTCAAGCAAAAATTAAATCCTCGAAGAAGACCCGTGCTCCCTCGTTTCCTGTAAAGACGGCTGCCACGTGGAGCACTTCAGTCACCAAAAACACTCAAGGAAGCTATGATACAAATGATGTGACTGTACCTGATAACGGTGTAACCTACCCGTGTGTCCAGGAGACTGCAGTTCAAGAGTCGCGGCCTGCAGTGATGCAAAGCACAGGGGAGAAGCCAGGTGAAAAGAAGGAGGGGCCTCCTGCAGCTTCCCGGAGGTGAGCCAGTTCAGTTCCTCGACAAAGTATTCATGCATGACGTCTCCATCTGTAGACCATCATAGACCACAGACCACCCAATATCATGTCGAAATATATTTCATAAAGAGATCCACAATGCTGGATATTTCTCATTATTTATCATAATTTTGCTGGCATGATTTATACACATTCATCTTAGCTTTTATTATTGTGTGTTGTATCTTATAGAGTTGGTGTGAATGAATAAACATGCAGCATTAATGCAAACTACTGTATTCTCTTTGACCAGCATAACAACACTCACTTTCAGTCCCATCCAGCTAGTGctttaatctttctttcttctttttttgtgtggcAGGCTTCTACCAGTAAAGCCCCTTAATCCTCAGGCACAGCAGCCTGTCTCAGTAGTTCAAGTGGAAATACACAACAAATCAACAGGAATCCTCAGTGAAGTTCAGGAGAAGACAAAggtatttcttttctttgattaaAACTTTTATGGCAGTCAatgaattttgtattttggttatcaaaataaatgaacccCGGAAGGTTTGTGCGTATATAAgtaactgtttatttttctggcTTATCAATAAGCATTCATTTGAAACTTCTGTcaattgtttttgtgtcatgtgTCGTATTTGTGttccatatacacacacacacacacatcctcacctTGTATTATGTACTCTCACAGGTAAATGACACCGGACTGAAAGGGCCATACTCCCAGCTGACTCGGGAGGAACTCATCGCTCTGCTGCTTAAACAAGAAAACCAGCtctcagagagaaacaaaaagatatCAGAGCTGGAGGAGTACATTGACAACTTGCTTGTGCGTGTCATGGAAGAGAAACCGAGTATTCTCATGTCATTGAACTCTATGAAAAAAACTGCATAGGTGGACTTGCAGCACTTTATTCCCAGTGAAACATCCTGGTTTTTACGAGGTTTGAACAGTTTATGGTTGAAgttcaaaatactgaaaaataaataatgattaaatatattttgtaaaatgagTCTTACAGAGGCTGTTACCATTATGTCAATTTGCAATCAGAGAAAGATATTTTTTCTAAACATTTAGTCATATTTTGGACCCTTTGTCACagtatgtatatgtgtgaaGTTCAAACAACCCTATTTTCATGTTGAGCATAAAATTAGTTCCAGAAATAACTTTGGTAAATGTTGACTATTGCTATCATGTCTGACTTAAGTACTGaatattaaatgattaaaatatattgactgttctttttatattctgttCGCTTCCTGTCCCCTGGAGATATCTCTCAAAACTATGCACTAGTTAATGTAGATTCTTGCTCTAGTACTGAATGTCAAAGTTTACATGATTCTACTAACCCACAAAAGGCACTTTACTCAGCTTACTTTATGtacacattttactgcactgtactgCAATATCACATTAa includes:
- the rab11fip1b gene encoding calponin homology domain-containing protein DDB_G0272472 isoform X1, with product MSLADQQWCPTSVQVTVLQARGLRIKGKNGTNDAYAVMQVGKEKYHTSVVEKSVAPVWKEEASFDLPQLQQYGGGGRGGTERSTLHVHVLHRALVGPDKLLGQAVIDLPQLSENKSRNKTEWFKLLDKAGKADKDRGEVLVDIQFMRNNMTASMFDLSSAGKSRSRLGKFKDKVRGKKKESDSASTVVPSFTQVLTDSEEEGNGDGEVAAGKDGKKKKHKMKSLFSPKSNLQRNMSQSMSVLPAKNSSLSGSQSSGLNVDSSEGKKKFKFMIHKRSGSSDSKDSSSGHQKHAAAEQSNLCINGSHIYCEEPLPRTSRIGSNFSLASSGHGSMEDVPESSPPSVDSLRAVGQYSPWTEEEEEEETAEVENIKESEDGLRREEEERIRMEEERRKEEEEERVRKQEEEAERLAEEKRRREEHERRRTEEEEKRQREEEERIRREEERAQEKRRQEEECKLAEEKRRLEEEERKRTEEEKVKKEEEERAQEERRRREEEERARREEERERLAEEKRRVEEAERRRIEEEEKRQRDEEEEKKIKMEEERAQEERRRKEEEERARRQEEEHKLAEEKRRLEEEERRRNEEEKVRQEEEGRRRKEQEEKKKQEEEMVKRQEEEREEKRRLEEQERRQREEEERKRKEEEEKTRREKEEYERLVEEKRKLEEEERKQIEEEEERVRVEEERKRNEEENVRKQEEEWKKLAEEKTRLEEQERRRVEEEEKRQREEEERIRKEDERRQEEEERARKEKEEYERLAEEKRKQEEKERERIEEEERTRQEEQERIRMENERRRQEEENKILEKEKIQREEEERIKREEKAEEEARKLEKEKVTRNAEEQKSTEKKTKHNDAGTKSKVESSVEVTSSNLFDENFSNNPSEESHNSSAGPDSSTAKGPVVQQRSQSAVSSLGSKTAITDEKDLISTQREKRQAPQPPGRTQAQRENHREHDGSTRHLAQINKQSKDKDVKTVSILPQRSVQMITPLSKSPTDAKSAQSLMESSTAKVTTNAVKHGKRPAPSRPRSVDNGSSSGPKTASSSDSKIPSSSEAKQEPTVYGLNPFEDDEDENELTAQDDTTTNTGPVRWPPAVAQAADKDGDSQAKIKSSKKTRAPSFPVKTAATWSTSVTKNTQGSYDTNDVTVPDNGVTYPCVQETAVQESRPAVMQSTGEKPGEKKEGPPAASRRLLPVKPLNPQAQQPVSVVQVEIHNKSTGILSEVQEKTKVNDTGLKGPYSQLTREELIALLLKQENQLSERNKKISELEEYIDNLLVRVMEEKPSILMSLNSMKKTA
- the rab11fip1b gene encoding rab11 family-interacting protein 1 isoform X2 → MSLADQQWCPTSVQVTVLQARGLRIKGKNGTNDAYAVMQVGKEKYHTSVVEKSVAPVWKEEASFDLPQLQQYGGGGRGGTERSTLHVHVLHRALVGPDKLLGQAVIDLPQLSENKSRNKTEWFKLLDKAGKADKDRGEVLVDIQFMRNNMTASMFDLSSAGKSRSRLGKFKDKVRGKKKESDSASTVVPSFTQVLTDSEEEGNGDGEVAAGKDGKKKKHKMKSLFSPKSNLQRNMSQSMSVLPAKNSSLSGSQSSGLNVDSSEGKKKFKFMIHKRSGSSDSKDSSSGHQKHAAAEQSNLCINGSHIYCEEPLPRTSRIGSNFSLASSGHGSMEDVPESSPPSVDSLRAVGQYSPWTEEEEEEETAEVENIKESEDGLRREEEERIRMEEERRKEEEEERVRKQEEEAERLAEEKRRREEHERRRTEEEEKRQREEEERIRREEERAQEKRRQEEECKLAEEKRRLEEEERKRTEEEKVKKEEEERAQEERRRREEEERARREEERERLAEEKRRVEEAERRRIEEEEKRQRDEEEEKKIKMEEERAQEERRRKEEEERARRQEEEHKLAEEKRRLEEEERRRNEEEKVRQEEEGRRRKEQEEKKKQEEEMVKRQEEEREEKRRLEEQERRQREEEERKRKEEEEKTRREKEEYERLVEEKRKLEEEERKQIEEEEERVRVEEERKRNEEENVRKQEEEWKKLAEEKTRLEEQERRRVEEEEKRQREEEERIRKEDERRQEEEERARKEKEEYERLAEEKRKQEEKERERIEEEERTRQEEQERIRMENERRRQEEENKILEKEKIQREEEERIKREEKAEEEARKLEKEKVTRNAEEQKSTEKKTKHNDAGTKSKVESSVEVTSSNLFDENFSNNPSEESHNSSAGPDSSTAKGPVVQQRSQSAVSSLGSKTAITDEKDLISTQREKRQAPQPPGRTQAQRENHREHDGSTRHLAQINKQSKDKDVKTVSILPQRSVQMITPLSKSPTDAKSAQSLMESSTAKVTTNAVKHGKRPAPSRPRSVDNGSSSGPKTASSSDSKIPSSSEAKQEPTVYGLNPFEDDEDENELTAQDDTTTNTGPVRWPPAVAQAADKDGDSQAKIKSSKKTRAPSFPETAVQESRPAVMQSTGEKPGEKKEGPPAASRRLLPVKPLNPQAQQPVSVVQVEIHNKSTGILSEVQEKTKVNDTGLKGPYSQLTREELIALLLKQENQLSERNKKISELEEYIDNLLVRVMEEKPSILMSLNSMKKTA